In one window of Posidoniimonas corsicana DNA:
- a CDS encoding transglutaminase-like domain-containing protein, with amino-acid sequence MKRWAILGAAVVLAAGSADADEVLDVAERYANGGGYHWTPGNSGSPVTLTHRGQVVLPKGEGSFCCGYTLAVVFEVAQQRGLLDNKTFEQLKRFQRDWYGDGPNSRETLVVKAVERLGIGCRVEHADAQPGDFVQLWRTSGSGHSVVLLDWVREGGEIVGLRYRSSQKSTDGIGDRTEYFADAEGKGGSVVRQRTYVCRLDAPPANDRDHTMEEANRLVDAGQYAEAEEALRALIPDPTAPVASEAAIALERIRRTRREFSLTEEELLAEVRRQVPDADESDLARWRDAGDLQLRVIDGKTRYFRRAASNLFRFNSDAARRREKQDQRQGFDQTGLIARLVAMSGNADGPAIYPVKHHVTYTLTVKPNNPHAAKGATVRAWLPYPQEYQQQRNVKLIRSAPAEHQIAPPRQGHRTIYLEQEVVDPAKPLSFVAEYEFVTHAWAPRLNPAMVLEYDKIGELYTTYTAERAPHIVLDDPTRRLAAEIVGDEPNPLIRARKIFRWVSANIPWCAEMEYSIIDSLGQKGLSAGRGDCGVQGTVFITLCRAAGVPARWQSGWQTKPGEENMHDWSEFYVEPWGWLPADASHGVRKHADPRVQDFLCGGLDPYRMIVNLDYAQELHPPKTSYRSEPNDFQRGEVEIDGHNLYFDEWNWDFDVHTEPLEPSPAQE; translated from the coding sequence TTGAAACGCTGGGCAATACTTGGCGCCGCGGTTGTGCTTGCGGCCGGCTCCGCCGACGCCGACGAGGTCCTGGACGTGGCTGAACGCTACGCCAACGGCGGCGGGTACCACTGGACCCCCGGCAATTCGGGATCGCCGGTCACGCTCACGCACCGGGGTCAGGTGGTGCTGCCGAAGGGCGAGGGCTCGTTTTGCTGTGGGTACACGCTGGCGGTCGTGTTCGAGGTAGCGCAGCAGCGCGGGCTGCTGGACAACAAGACGTTCGAACAGCTCAAGCGGTTCCAGCGCGACTGGTACGGCGACGGCCCAAACAGCCGCGAGACGCTCGTGGTGAAAGCGGTCGAGCGGCTCGGCATCGGGTGCCGGGTCGAGCACGCCGACGCCCAGCCGGGCGACTTTGTGCAGCTCTGGCGGACCAGCGGATCGGGGCACAGCGTGGTGCTGCTCGACTGGGTGCGTGAGGGGGGCGAGATCGTCGGGCTCCGCTACCGCAGCTCACAGAAGTCGACCGACGGCATCGGCGACCGCACCGAGTACTTCGCCGACGCCGAGGGCAAGGGCGGGAGCGTCGTCCGCCAGCGGACCTACGTCTGCCGTTTGGACGCACCACCCGCGAACGATCGAGACCACACCATGGAAGAAGCCAACCGACTTGTCGACGCCGGGCAGTACGCCGAGGCCGAGGAGGCGCTCCGCGCGCTGATCCCCGACCCCACCGCGCCGGTCGCGTCGGAAGCCGCCATCGCGCTCGAGCGGATCCGCCGCACGCGGCGGGAGTTTTCGCTCACGGAAGAAGAGCTGCTCGCCGAAGTCCGCCGCCAGGTCCCCGACGCCGACGAGTCCGACCTGGCCCGCTGGCGCGACGCGGGCGACCTGCAGCTCCGCGTGATCGATGGCAAGACGCGGTACTTCCGCCGCGCGGCGTCGAACTTGTTCCGCTTCAACTCGGACGCGGCCCGCCGGCGGGAGAAGCAGGACCAGCGACAGGGGTTCGACCAGACCGGGCTGATCGCGAGGCTGGTGGCCATGTCCGGTAACGCAGACGGGCCGGCCATCTACCCCGTGAAGCACCACGTGACCTACACGCTCACCGTGAAACCGAACAACCCACACGCGGCCAAGGGGGCGACGGTCCGGGCGTGGCTCCCCTACCCGCAAGAGTACCAGCAGCAGCGGAACGTGAAGCTGATCCGGTCAGCGCCCGCGGAGCACCAGATCGCACCCCCGCGTCAGGGCCACCGCACGATCTACCTCGAGCAGGAAGTGGTCGACCCAGCCAAGCCACTGTCATTCGTTGCGGAGTACGAATTCGTCACCCACGCGTGGGCGCCGCGGCTGAACCCCGCGATGGTGCTCGAGTACGACAAAATTGGCGAGCTCTACACGACCTATACCGCCGAGCGGGCGCCGCACATCGTCCTGGACGATCCAACGCGGCGGCTGGCAGCGGAGATCGTGGGCGACGAGCCGAACCCGCTGATCCGCGCCCGCAAGATCTTCCGCTGGGTCTCCGCGAACATCCCGTGGTGCGCGGAGATGGAGTACAGCATCATCGACAGCCTCGGGCAGAAGGGGCTGTCGGCGGGGCGGGGCGACTGCGGCGTGCAGGGGACCGTTTTCATCACGCTGTGCCGCGCCGCCGGCGTGCCGGCCCGCTGGCAGAGCGGCTGGCAGACCAAGCCGGGCGAAGAGAACATGCACGACTGGTCGGAGTTCTACGTCGAGCCGTGGGGCTGGCTGCCGGCCGACGCCTCGCACGGGGTCCGCAAGCACGCCGACCCCCGCGTACAGGACTTCCTGTGCGGCGGGCTCGACCCGTACCGCATGATCGTGAACCTCGACTACGCGCAGGAGCTCCACCCGCCGAAGACCAGCTACCGCAGCGAGCCCAACGACTTCCAGCGGGGCGAGGTGGAGATCGACGGGCACAACCTCTACTTCGACGAGTGGAACTGGGACTTCGACGTCCACACCGAACCGCTCGAACCCTCGCCGGCGCAGGAATAA
- a CDS encoding GspE/PulE family protein gives MFEDGSTPADSSGKCLLNETSAGRGPAGDAPEIVDSLIHQTFELGASDMHLLPMANGLRVHWRIDGVLHHAGDLPKSVASHVITRVKVLADLITYESHTPQEGRMRTSPDRPPVRITTMPTLFGEQVVARVLPGGAQHMARLDDLGMPATTHQILSEALRQTTGAILIAGPSGSGKSTTAYAVIREIGAVSVGARSISSLEDPVEVVLPGVAQSQAAAHAGFDINTGLRALVRQDPEVILVGEIRDAESARIAFQAALTGQLLVTTFHASDIVTAITRLIDMGIPPYVLRGATQAIVVQRLLRRLCACSHPDKLVGCGNCRGTGYKGRVVIAEAADVREADLSEEIREDYDRDRLHSKLHDHGSQSLYEQAESLIAEGVTTRLEMQRVLGFPHQS, from the coding sequence ATGTTCGAAGACGGCTCCACGCCCGCCGACAGCTCCGGCAAGTGCCTGCTCAACGAGACCTCCGCCGGCCGCGGCCCCGCTGGCGACGCGCCCGAGATTGTCGACTCGCTCATCCACCAGACGTTCGAGCTCGGCGCCAGCGACATGCACCTGCTGCCGATGGCCAATGGCCTGCGGGTCCACTGGCGGATCGACGGGGTTCTCCACCACGCCGGCGACCTGCCCAAGTCGGTCGCCTCGCACGTGATCACCCGCGTCAAGGTGCTGGCCGACCTGATCACCTACGAGAGCCACACGCCGCAAGAGGGCCGCATGCGCACCAGCCCCGACCGACCGCCGGTGCGCATCACGACGATGCCCACCCTGTTCGGCGAGCAGGTGGTGGCCCGCGTGCTGCCGGGCGGCGCCCAGCACATGGCCCGGCTCGACGACCTCGGCATGCCGGCCACCACGCACCAGATCCTCAGCGAGGCGCTCCGCCAGACCACCGGCGCCATCCTCATCGCCGGCCCATCCGGCAGCGGCAAGTCGACGACCGCGTACGCCGTGATCCGCGAGATCGGCGCGGTGTCGGTCGGCGCCCGCAGCATCTCGTCGCTCGAGGACCCGGTCGAGGTGGTGCTGCCCGGGGTGGCCCAGTCCCAGGCCGCCGCGCACGCCGGGTTCGACATCAACACCGGCCTGCGGGCGTTGGTGCGGCAGGACCCCGAGGTGATCCTGGTGGGAGAGATCCGCGACGCGGAGTCCGCGCGGATCGCGTTCCAGGCGGCGCTCACCGGGCAGCTGCTCGTCACCACGTTCCACGCCAGCGACATCGTCACCGCCATCACGCGGCTGATCGACATGGGCATCCCGCCTTACGTGCTCCGCGGCGCAACCCAGGCCATTGTGGTGCAGCGGCTGCTGCGCCGGCTGTGCGCGTGCTCCCACCCCGACAAGCTGGTCGGCTGCGGCAACTGCCGCGGGACCGGCTACAAGGGCCGGGTGGTGATCGCCGAAGCGGCCGACGTCCGCGAGGCGGACCTGTCCGAAGAGATCCGCGAGGACTACGACCGCGACCGCCTGCACAGCAAGCTGCACGACCACGGATCGCAGAGCCTGTACGAGCAGGCCGAGTCGCTCATCGCCGAGGGCGTCACGACGCGCCTCGAGATGCAGCGCGTGCTCGGCTTCCCCCACCAGTCCTGA